A part of Sus scrofa isolate TJ Tabasco breed Duroc chromosome 15, Sscrofa11.1, whole genome shotgun sequence genomic DNA contains:
- the SPCS3 gene encoding signal peptidase complex subunit 3, with product MNTVLSRANSLFAFSLSVMAALTFGCFITTAFKDRSVPVRLHVSRIMLKNVEDFTGPRERSDLGFITFDITADLENIFDWNVKQLFLYLSAEYSTKNNALNQVVLWDKIVLRGDNPKLLLKDMKTKYFFFDDGNGLKGNRNVTLTLSWNVVPNAGILPLVTGSGHVSVPFPDTYEITKSY from the exons ATGAACACGGTGCTGTCGCGGGCGAACTCGTTGTTCGCCTTCTCGCTGAGCGTGATGGCGGCGCTCACTTTCGGCTGTTTCATCACCACCGCCTTCAAAGACCGGAGCGTCCCGGTGCGGCTGCACGTCTCTCGGAtcatgct AAAAAATGTAGAAGACTTCACTGGACCTAGAGAAAGAAGTGATCTTGGATTCATTACTTTTGATATAACTGCTG atctagaaaatatatttgattggAATGTTAAGCAGTTGTTTCTTTATTTATCAGCAGAATAttcaacaaaaaataat gCCCTGAACCAAGTTGTCCTTTGGGACAAGATTGTTCTGAGGGGTGATAATCCGAAGCTGCTGTtgaaagatatgaaaacaaagtattttttctttgacGATGGAAATGGTCTCAA gGGAAACAGGAATGTCACTTTAACCCTATCTTGGAATGTTGTACCAAATGCTGGAATTCTACCTCTTGTGACAGGATCAGGACATGTGTCTGTCCCATTTCCAGATACATATGAAATAACGAAGAGTTATTAA